One window from the genome of Sesamum indicum cultivar Zhongzhi No. 13 linkage group LG15, S_indicum_v1.0, whole genome shotgun sequence encodes:
- the LOC105177215 gene encoding FACT complex subunit SSRP1: protein MADGHLFNSISLGGRGGTNPGQLKVHSGGVVWKKQGGGKAVEVDKSDLLGLTWMKVPRSNQLGVRTKDGLHYKFTGFRDQDVATLTAFFQSNFGTTPEEKQLSVSGKNWGEVDLNGNTLTFLVGSKQAFEISLADVAQTQLQGKNDVMLEFHVDDTTGANEKDSLMEISFHIPNSNTQFVGDESRPSAQVFRDKIVSMADVGAGGEEAVVTFDGIAILTPRGRYNVELHLSFLRLQGQANDFKIQYSSVVRVFWLPKYNQPHTFVVVTLDPPIRKGQTLYPHIVMQFETDAVIDTTLSMSEELYNTKYKDRLEPEHKGLIHEIFVTILRGLSGAKVTKPGKFRSSQDGYAVKSSLKAEDGVLYPLEKSFFFLPKPPTLILHEEIDYVEFERHTAGGSNMHYFDLLIRLKTEQEHLFRNIQRNEYHNLFSFVNDKGLKIMNLGTDQATEGVASVINDIDDSVDPHLERIKNEAIGDESDEEDEDFVADKDDEGSPTDDSGGETDASDSGDEKEAPMKKKSKKEPSALKASSSRKKTKDDDDDGSKRKKQKKKKDPNAPKRAISAFMFFSQTERENVKKSNPGISFTEVGKVLGERWNKMTAEEKAPYEAKARADKKRYTEEISGYKNPQTTNVDSADESDSA, encoded by the exons AATCCAGGGCAACTTAAAGTTCATTCAGGTGGGGTAGTATGGAAGAAACAAGGAGGTGGCAAGGCTGTGGAAGTTGATAAATCTGACTTGTTGGGCCTTACGTGGATGAAGGTTCCGCGATCTAATCAACTTGGAGTACGGACCAAAGATGGCTTGCATTACAAATTCACTGGTTTCCGGGATCAG GATGTTGCCACTCTGACTGCGTTTTTCCAGTCCAATTTTGGGACAACACCAGAGGAGAAGCAGCTCTCTGTCAGTGGAAAAAACTGGGGAGAAGTTGATTTGAATG GGAATACACTTACTTTTCTTGTGGGAAGTAAGCAAGCGTTCGAGATATCTCTAGCGGATGTTGCGCAGACCCAACTTCAGGGAAAAAATGATGTTATGTTGGAATTCCATGTAGACGACACAACTGGTGCTAATGAG aaagattcattaatgGAAATAAGTTTTCACATCCCCAATTCGAACACTCAATTTGTTGGGGATGAAAGTCGTCCTTCTGCTCAG GTGTTTCGAGACAAGATTGTCTCAATGGCAGATGTTGGAGCTGGAGGTGAAGAAGCTGTTGTTACTTTTGATGGAATTGCCATACTCACTCCTAG GGGACGATACAATGTTGAGCTTCATCTCTCATTTTTGCGTCTCCAAGGACAAGCAAATGACTTCAAAATTCAGTACAGCAGTGTTGTTCGCGTTTTTTGGTTGCCTAAG TATAACCAACCACATACATTTGTCGTTGTTACTCTTGATCCACCAATTAGGAAGGGACAAACTCTATATCCACATATTGTGATGCAG TTTGAGACAGATGCTGTGATAGACACCACCTTATCGATGAGTGAAGAACTTTACAATACGAAGTATAAGGACAGGCTTGAGCCAGAGCATAAG GGACTCATACATGAGATCTTTGTTACAATTCTGCGAGGGTTATCTGGGGCAAAAGTTACTAAACCAGGGAAGTTCCGTAGTAGTCAAGATGGTTATGCGGTGAAGTCATCACTTAAAGCTGAAGACGGAGTTCTTTATCCACTTGAAAAgagctttttctttttacctaAACCACCCACTCTCATTCTTCATGAGGAG ATTGACTATGTGGAGTTTGAGAGGCATACTGCTGGAGGTTCGAATATGCATTACTTTGATCTTCTCATCAGACTTAAGACTGAGCAGGAGCACCTTTTCCGAAATATCCAGAGAAATGAGTACCATAATCTCTTTTCATTCGTCAA TGATAAAGGTCTGAAGATCATGAATTTGGGGACTGATCAGGCTACGGAGGGAGTTGCATCTGTTATTAATGATATTGATGATTCTGTCGACCCACATCTTGAAAGAATCAAGAATGAAGCTATTGGAGATGAAAGTGATGAGGAG GATGAGGATTTTGTGGCTGACAAAGATGATGAAGGCTCCCCTACTGATGATTCTGGAGGAGAAACTGATGCCAGTGACAGTGGAGATGAGAAAGAG gcacccatgaaaaagaaatccaagaagGAGCCGTCTGCTTTGAAGGCGTCATCAAGTAGAAAAAAGACCAAagatgacgatgatgatgggtcaaagagaaagaaacagaagaagaagaaggatcCAAATGCACCAAAGAGGGCAATTAGTGCCTTTATGTTCTTCTCCCAAACAGAGAGAGAG AATGTGAAGAAGAGTAATCCAGGAATTTCATTTACAGAAGTCGGGAAGGTACTTGGTGAAAGATGGAATAAGATGACAG CTGAGGAGAAAGCTCCATATGAAGCAAAAGCCCGGGCCGACAAGAAACGGTATACTGAAGAAATCAGTGGCTACAAGAATCCACAAACCACAAATGTAGACTCTGCAGATGAATCTGATAGTGCTTAG